A window of the Rhineura floridana isolate rRhiFlo1 chromosome 13, rRhiFlo1.hap2, whole genome shotgun sequence genome harbors these coding sequences:
- the FAAP24 gene encoding Fanconi anemia core complex-associated protein 24: protein MANETTPVRAGAVNVPYGHVIGHEKWKGSRIAQGIQGKVKLILEDGLGVVDFHLSNRSCVLYISEADLVAGNDFKRRLVRFRNACRLQGIVIVEKTQMSDQYFPAVQKFVVLELGMTLLPVASQEEAGQLIIQLVHEQTKDRASNPFLNKKCPQLLEASVFQTVQQIPGVGKTKALLLLGRFRNLHQLSNASIQELEQVVGHTLAQQIHMFFTQSNLSLLALEKSILEG, encoded by the exons ATGGCAAATGAAACCACTCCTGTCCGGGCAGGAGCTGTAAATGTTCCTTATGGGCACGTGATTGGCCATGAGAAATGGAAAGGCTCTCGGATTGCTCAGGGGATACAAG GGAAAGTTAAGCTAATTCTAGAAGATGGCCTGGGAGTTGTGGACTTTCATCTTTCAAACAGATCCTGTGTCCTTTATATTTCTGAAGCAGACCTTGTTGCAGGAAATGACTTCAAAAGAAGGCTTGTTCGCTTTAGAAAT GCTTGCAGACTGCAAGGAATTGTTATAGTTGAAAAAACCCAGATGAGCGACCAGTATTTCCCAGCAGTGCAGAAATTTGTTGTTCTGGAACTTGGAATGACATTACTTCCAGTGGCCAGCCAAGAAGAAGCAGGACAGCTTATTATCCAGCTA GTTCATGAGCAAACTAAAGATCGAGCCAGCAATCCTTTTCTTAATAAGAAATGTCCCCAGCTCTTGGAGGCTTCTGTGTTCCAAACAGTTCAGCAGATTCCAGGAGTTGGGAAAACAAAAGCTTTGCTTCTTCTGGGACGATTTCGAAACCTCCACCAGCTTTCCAATGCATCCATCCAGGAGCTTGAACAAGTAGTTGGACACACCCTAGCCCAACAAATCCATATGTTCTTTACACAAAGTAACCTCAGCTTGTTGGCACTGGAGAAGAGCATTTTGGAAGGATAG